One region of Candidatus Omnitrophota bacterium genomic DNA includes:
- a CDS encoding nucleotidyl transferase AbiEii/AbiGii toxin family protein codes for MTDLIKQQFKPGMKDEEKLNRVREFLQIVTLKIIYDKGFFKNLAFVGGTALRFLYDLRRFSEDLDFSLINDEGYAFSAVNSEIERGFKLYGLEVEIRPKEERAVHSTFLKFPGLLKNLGLSQLASQKLSIKMEVDSWPPKGWALETTLVNKIYMINITHLDISSMYATKLHACLCRKYVKGRDFYDLVWYLTKKITPNFILLNTAMEQTEHKNFGLSENNYKDFLSDRIGKIDFKDVQKDVDRFLEDKNELKLLTAETIKGLLVKV; via the coding sequence ATGACCGATCTTATCAAACAGCAATTCAAGCCCGGGATGAAGGATGAAGAAAAACTCAACAGGGTTCGAGAATTTCTGCAGATAGTCACCCTGAAAATAATCTATGACAAAGGGTTCTTTAAGAACCTCGCGTTTGTTGGGGGTACGGCGCTCAGGTTCCTATATGATTTGAGGCGTTTTTCAGAAGATCTGGATTTCTCTCTGATAAACGATGAGGGATACGCCTTCTCCGCGGTAAATTCGGAGATAGAGCGCGGTTTTAAGCTTTATGGTCTGGAGGTCGAGATCAGGCCTAAAGAAGAGAGGGCCGTCCACAGCACGTTTTTGAAATTTCCGGGTTTATTGAAAAATCTCGGCTTATCGCAACTCGCCTCTCAAAAATTGTCCATCAAGATGGAGGTTGATTCGTGGCCGCCTAAGGGATGGGCTCTTGAGACGACCCTTGTGAATAAGATATATATGATCAATATCACACATTTAGACATCTCATCTATGTATGCGACCAAATTGCATGCCTGTCTCTGCCGCAAGTATGTCAAAGGAAGGGACTTTTATGATCTCGTTTGGTATCTGACCAAAAAGATCACCCCGAATTTCATACTGCTCAACACCGCCATGGAGCAAACAGAGCATAAAAACTTCGGACTGTCGGAAAATAATTATAAGGATTTTTTGTCGGATAGGATAGGAAAAATCGATTTTAAAGACGTCCAAAAAGATGTAGATAGATTTTTGGAAGACAAGAATGAGCTCAAACTGCTAACTGCCGAAACGATAAAGGGCTTATTGGTTAAGGTATAA